ttcatttaagGTATCAGAATAGTGTTTTGGCGGGGCATGACCAATACTTTTATAGTTCATGCCAGCCCTCAGCATGGGACCAATTTTACTCATCAAGTATGTTAAAAGTTTATTCCATAAAGGAAATAAGTATATGCTTGTATGAATTAAATATCCCTGAAGACTGTCTAATGCAGGATTGTGCCCTGGGTCTAACCTCTGACAAAGTCCATAGTGTCGTCCTTGCAGACCATTCCTTGTGCAGGACTGGGCATCGTTGccacaaaggaaataaaagtccCTTGAAAACTGAGTAACAGgagagtttttttcctgattggCAGTGGGTGAAGTTGATGGCTGCTGGGGCCTGGTTACATAGTTTTATTAGGGGACTTTCCACAGAACCTCccagagaggaggaaatgaaTGTGCTCATcaggaaattgcttttctggGAGATGGCCTAATAATTCATATTGCAGAGAGGTAGGCTGCCTTTCGCAGTCTCTCTTCATCACCATTACCATGCATGCCTGCAGTGTGCAGTTGGAGCAGTCTGAAAAATAAGGACAGTATGTCTGCTGGGTTATTCTGAGTGTGAGCAATTGGTAACCTTCAGGGGTTTGCAACTCAGCCAAGCCTAGGAATGTGCCTGTAAGAATACCAAATAGCTCCTGCAACCcagggctgtgtccctgccagAGTGACAGCCTCCTTCAAGTGGTGGCACATTGTGTGCTGGCTTAAAAGTAAGTACCTCATgcctcttctgccttttcagcTTAGGTGTAACACATGATAactgcaccttttttttccccagaagccCAACTTTAATCCAAAAcctcttctcttttgttttcacaaaggGATCTACCgcacagaaaaagacaaaggcaCATTGTATGAGCTGTCTTTCAAAGGAGACACAAAACATCAGTTCAAGAAGATTGTTTTATTCCGGCCATTTGGTCCTGTAATGAAagtgaaacatgaaaatgtcaATATGGCTGACACACTCATTAATGTCATCGTGCCATTGGCCAAGAGAGCCAGCAAATTTCGGCAATTCATGCAGAATTTCAGGTGGGTTTCCGTTCCagtgctgcctttgctttttcttgcttggaAAGATGCAATTTCAGGAGTTATTAAGGCCTCACTCAGTAAAAATCATGTTACTTTCACATAACGTTTCATTGTGCCACtaagtaatttttaagattATAGAGACTGAAAGGCATTTGGCTGCTTAATGCATTGTGATTAGCAGTAAAAGCAATTATATTCCTGTCATCAGGATTTCTGGTTTGTATGTACCTGGCTTATGTGTCTCAGTCTGTTTTGTTGGGGCACATGTGACTGTGGCAACATGAGAATTTACTGCCATTAGCTGTAAAGCAACATTTCTAAGGAAAAAGGGAATTAGTGCTTCCAGACACTTTGCCAAGGCCTATTAGTGAAAAAATTAAGGCAGTaaaaggcaagaaggaaatgtatttgaacaacagaaatagttgcttttaaatttattttatttttcagcacgGAGATGATGTTTGGAGAGAGAATGTAATTGAGATGTAGTTTAAATAGCTGCCCAGAAAAGACTGTTAGCAACAGATACTGACTTTTACAATTGGATTTGTTTTGCCTAATTACAGCCACCTAAAAATAGGCTCCTTGTCTAAATTAGCCATCTGATAGACGCTTGGTTTAAGATGGGAGAAATTACCCTCTGGTCATGCTGATTTCTCTGCTGATTATAGATGAACCCTTGCTGACTAAACTTTGTGGAAGTGAGGCATGATGTCTAGCATTTGTTCAGATTAGTCCTACCCTTAGGCTACTGGCTTGATCTCTGGTTGATACTCAGATTTTAGTAAATGTTTCATAGCAGAATGCCAAAGATCCTCTGGAATATCTGTTACAAAAAATGAAGGTTAACAGGTAGGGTATGTATAGCTTCTTTAAAATTCCCCTTCTCATATTCTCCTAAGTGCTGGAGTTACTGCTGAGCTGGATGGGCTGTTTTAACAGAGTCCTCCTATTAATATAACAAACACTACTTAGAGAGTTTTTTCCTAATCTGCCTGAAAGATAGTCTTCTGTCCCATCTGACAAGAGGCAGTGAGCCCTTTTATCAGGACCAGGATCTCTGTCAGTGAATTGTGCCCTCAGGAATGCCTTCCAAGGTTCACCCTACTCTGCCTTCCCCAGTAGGTGCAGGTTATTGAAGAAAACTATCTTCTGGGACAAGTCACAAATTTGTCTCTATTCTCTAGGGAAATGGGCATGCAGCAGGATGGGAGAATTCACCTCACTGTAGTTTACTTCGGGAAAGAACAAATGAATGAAGTCAAATCAATACTTGAAAATACCTCCAAGTAAGTACCTAAATAGGTGACGTGCTGTTCATGCACAGGAATTGTACCATGAATTGGAGACCAGGTAGCTGTCCAAACTCATAGTTGTGCCACAAAGTTCTAAACTGTACTGGAGaaaacagcttgctttcttttgtgtcAGATAAAAATGGTGTTACCCTGAGCCCCATATCTGTGGTTTTGTGATGTTGGTTTTTAGAACCGCAGAGATTTTACTGAATTTGCTTCTgtgcagcttgctttcttttttttttttttttcacactggtAACTTCTTTAGTGCTTTTGAAAGTGGCTTAACTGTTAGGACTGAAAGTTGACTTCCAAAGGCAGGTGCAGACTGGTAGAGCACAAGGAACTAGATGCTTTTGGCCAGGTTTGGTCTATCGTGTTTGCTTGCATAGCTGTGTTGTCAAGATCATGTGGCAATGTAGCCTTTTGTTATCATCTCCACGTGGGAAGAAGACCCTTGTATAGATACAGTAGTACAACCACAGGTATGTTATATTTGCCTACTAAAGATATTTTTGTCCATCTAAGCCTTGTGGGGATTTTTGTGATGTGTGCCCGAAAAATGTCTGTGATAGAAATGCTAGCATAGGAGTGCACAAATCCAGCTTTGAATGTAGATATAGTGGAAATCTCAAGACTAGAAGAGGACATGTCTTCCCTCAAACTGCTCTCTGTGAGACTATGGATTTCTAGGTGAATTGTTTCATATTGGGTTCCTGCCCCACCCTTCTATTAACACCTGGAAGGACAGGGTAAGttgctgaatattttccttcttctagGTCAGCCAACTTCAAGAACTTCACCTTCATCCAGCTGAATGAAGAATTTTCCAGGGGCAAAGGATTAGATGTTGGTGCTCgattttggaaaggaaacaatgttgttctctttttttgtgaCGTGGACATATACTTCACAGCTGAATTCCTGAACTCCTGTAGATTGAACACACAGCCAGGTACTGATACTCATGAAGTGTATTATCTTTCAACAGGTTTTTACCTATTGTGTAACAGCCTTCACCAGAGTATTCTCGCCTTTGAGTTGGTAACGAAACTGCTGTAGATCATTCTTGAAACTCACAGGACTAATTAAGACATGTATAAAAATTCCATTGCTGGTTGGCTTTTGAAAAGTTATGACGCTCCCGCTCCCACTGTGATTGAATTTCTTGCCTTCAGCACCGGTGCTTTCTGAAACAGGATCTTTTGTTAATTATATCCTTATATTCACATTCTCATGCAAAGAACATAGGCTCAGTCCAAAACAAGTGTGACTTTGTCTGGATTTGGTCTGGCCTAGACAGCATCTTGTGTGAGAGAGAAGTGTGTTctatacagtttttaaaaaaaataaccaattGTCATTTCCAGGGAAGAAGGTGTTTTATCCTGTTCTCTTCAGCCAGTATAACCCCAGTATAATTTATGGCCACCATGATTCCATCCCATCTTTAGAACAGCAGCTGGTAAGTACATGCTTCTCTGaatgtctgcttttatttggacacagtattttttaaaggtacttGTGCTCTTGAGTAGCATTTCCGTATTCCTTGTGCACAGTGACTACCACACAGGCAGTGTCACACAGCAGTCACCTTACTGTGAGTTCTTGCAGTTAAGTATCTCAGGGAGGTATCTTAGTACCATTTATTTTAACCCTGGTTTGGTGTTTTATACATGGAAACTAAGAATTTAAACTGTGTCTGCTTCTCTACCAGAAGGGGTTTTCTAATTAGCAAACAATTCCTCCATGGTTTGCCGTCTTGGGATCATAGTCCCTGATCTTGCTCTCATGTCTTCCTTGCACTGAATAGTTTTTTTGCTTGCATCTTGAAGAGCTGACATTTGTAAAAAGCATAGTTACCCTTAGAAAGTCAGTGAAAACAGAATACTGGGGACTGTCACAGTTATTCCCCCACTTGAACACTTACAATGGCTTTTCCCATCCCACAGTTCATGACTAAACTTTCTGAAGCGTACCACATTGTCTCAGAGTCAAATGACATTTTTGGAGCTGCCCCTTCTGGCTTTAATCTGGCATGGATATAACACAGCATAACTCCACTGATTTCCATCTCACCTGCTTATCTTTGATATGAGAACAAAGATTTGTAAAACCATCACCATAAGACATAAGATTAAAAATCTAGTTGGACCCAGGTGAATCTCCTTGATGAAGAGGAAGCTGTtgtgaggaagaagcagagtaCGCAGACTAGAGGTTCAGATCAGTGCTAGTGGCAGAGCTATTGCTATTGCTTGGCATTGCTGCAGATGCTATTCTCCATTCTCTTGTGCTGTGGCATTGCATTGTCTTGAAGCTGAAGGAGTGATCCAAGTGGTGGCTTTCCATTTATCCACACCCTCCACACTCGCTTCTCTCCAGAGTCAGCAGGTCACAGGTCTCTTCCCGCTAGTTCTGTTAAGTGGCTGAATTTTCAAATTGAAGCATCAGCCAACTATGCAGTTTCATTCAGTTCCTCTGGGTCAGGTCCcagcctgccacagctgccCCTCTTACTGCCAGGCACTGCACCTGTCAGGGTTCATCCTGTCCCAGGCTGTACACTGtccccagagcatcccagctTTGATTGTTGTTCTCAGTAGGTAAAAATTAGGGGTGTTGTGAGCCCAGCAACAgtcacagctgaagaaaatcaCTAGGGGTCTGAGTCCAGTCTTCTGTCATCTCTACCCTCACCTTGTGCAGTCACTCTAGAAAAATCAAGAATGAGAGTTTGAAAAGtccattcaaaatatttttttgtctacCGCTCCCTGTGTTATCCAACAGGTAACTAGAAAGTCTGTTACTGAAGAGTCTGGAAAATCCTTTCTGttgtgggttgttgtttttctcttgagGAGACATGTTCTGATAATACCATGGGATTTATATTAGCTCTTCTCTCTCTGATGAGAGCCCATCAGGGATCCTTAGGCTTGTAAGCACTGTGCTTAGGAAATGAAACAGAGTTTAGCTCTCAAGCTAGCATAAATTCCACAAAGTATATTATCAGGATTTTGCAAATAGTTATAGCTAATATTTGAATCATAAAATATGATGCTTATGTCAGAAAAGCTTCTTGGTTTAAATTAGTACTGCCAATCTCatttttatgtacatttttatattttcagccCACATTAGTTCTCAGGCATGAGGCCAGATCTGTGCCATTAAAACAAGACAGTGTTAGGTCTCTGTCTTGGTACTcaagctgctgagaaaaaatgccttcagaaatctttgaaataatttgatttgtGCAGCAGCCACTTGCAGTAATGGGAAATAATAATGCTAATGCATAGAAGTAGCTTACTGTAAGGGCATCATCATGGGGATTTCTTAGTACAGACCTGAAAGATGCAgtcttgtttccttttaattgGTTTTTGCagtggctttgctttttcaaggaaaggagaaatgagaaatgagaaaagagaaaagagagagcaaTGCgagcagtaaaatgaaaaaaagacattggaGTGTCAAGGGTTATGAACAAAAAGGGAAGGCATGAACAAGAAATCAGGAGAGactattttggaaaagaattttttgGTAAAGGTAACACTGGGATTTGTAAATCTAGAAACGGAAATTCTGTCTCCTCATCTTCGTAACTTTGTCACAAATGAAgccaaatttttcaaaatagctGCCAAGGGGTAGGTTTGTAACCAGACCTTCAAAAGTGTGAAGTACTGCTGACTTGCTTAAAGGATTTAAATACCTGTCCCTGTCCCTTGAAACTCGCGGATGGCTCACCAGGTCACTCTCAAGTCACTCACGTGGCTTAGGACCTTAGGGATCTGTACTTGGAtatctgcttttgaaattgACAGCCATGGTTTCTCACTGCTCTGATTTTCTATCTGTAATACATCATGTTTTCATGGTCCATCTCAATAATGTAGACTGAACATTCATTATTACAAAGGCTTTTATGGGATGTATATCTCCACCTAACATTTCTGGACATCAAGTTTAGCTGATTTAGCAGTTCTGTAATGGAGAACTAGTCTTACCGCTTTCCTAATTTTTGTCAAAATTAAGGTAATCAAAAAGCTGTCGGCTATGCAATCAGGTTAGAaccactgttttcttccagagcTCTTGTGGTCCACAATCCAGATACCACCGTCTCCTCTACAGCAGAGTCTGGCTTCCCTGGTTTACCACTATGTTTCTTACATTGGATTGTTAGCAGAAACTAACAATTTTGGATTTGCCTGTGAAGAAGCAAACTCCAGAGAGTGATGTGATATTGCTCCACTTGATTTACAACAGCAGGAGTGGAACGAAACCTGATAGTTCTGTATCAAGGGAGTTTATCCATGCTAGGTAATGATGCGGCTGTTTTTGGGGGGCAGAAACAGGCAATGAATATCTACAAAAACTGTTTCAGGATCAGCCATGGATTTACATAGGGAAGAATAAGAGGGAAGTTGCTCCTATTTCTGACCACGTTCAGGGACTTCTGTGCTGCtcacactgaaaacatttctgctccCATATAAACATTCCTTTGCCTCCTTGCaggttattaaaaaagaaactggattTTGGAGAGACTTTGGTTTTGGGATGACTTGCCAGTACAGATCTGATTTTATCAATATAGGTAAGAAAAATACACTCCAATATGTCTGCCTTTTTACTGAAACATACCAAATTGTTATCAGCTTCCCTTTCCTTGGCCAGTGTGTCTGTGGCTCTAATTTGCAGCAGTGCTCTGGTTAGGTGTTCAGACTATTTGTAGGTGCCATAGAGGTTACCAGAAtccaagcactgctcagcacaAATAAAGCAATTTTGCCTAGTAGTGAAAGATTTGAAACTAAGAAATTTCAGAACTTTGATGTTGGCAGAAAACATAGCTGGTTTAGAGGGCTGACCGGAGCCAGAGAACAGCTGTAGTGCAATTAATAGCATTGAGTTTACTAGTACATATTTCTAGttctgttttggattttgtttatGTCAGGTGGCTTTGATCTGGACATTAAAGGCTGGGGTGGTGAAGATGTACATCTGTACCGCAAATACCTTCACAGCAACCTCATTGTGATCCGAACACCTGTCAGGGGTCTCTTCCATCTGTGGCATGAAAAGCAATGTCTGGATGAGCTAACCCCAGAGCAGTACAAAATGTGCATGCAGTCCAAGGCCATGAATGAAGCTTCTCACGGACAGCTTGGGATGCTTGTTTTCAAACAAGAG
The Falco rusticolus isolate bFalRus1 chromosome 1, bFalRus1.pri, whole genome shotgun sequence genome window above contains:
- the CSGALNACT1 gene encoding chondroitin sulfate N-acetylgalactosaminyltransferase 1 is translated as MMLRRGFFLFLPRLVGLLVVACCSVSIVYMLACTPKVDNQQLALPRAHSPTVKEGYEAILQEQEEQHRNYIISLKKQIAQLKAELQHRSEQLKNVQEQYPDPLDIRLDHSNPEKAQANLLAFLRSQIDKAEVHSGVKLSTEYAAVPFESFTLQKVYQLETGLTRHPEEKPVRKDKRDELIEVIELAVGSLNNPEGDSNAKHRVYTASDFVEGIYRTEKDKGTLYELSFKGDTKHQFKKIVLFRPFGPVMKVKHENVNMADTLINVIVPLAKRASKFRQFMQNFREMGMQQDGRIHLTVVYFGKEQMNEVKSILENTSKSANFKNFTFIQLNEEFSRGKGLDVGARFWKGNNVVLFFCDVDIYFTAEFLNSCRLNTQPGKKVFYPVLFSQYNPSIIYGHHDSIPSLEQQLVIKKETGFWRDFGFGMTCQYRSDFINIGGFDLDIKGWGGEDVHLYRKYLHSNLIVIRTPVRGLFHLWHEKQCLDELTPEQYKMCMQSKAMNEASHGQLGMLVFKQEVETHLHRQKLSSKKT